A single region of the Yersinia entomophaga genome encodes:
- a CDS encoding aldo/keto reductase translates to MHTRSQLSPQGPEFSRMICGYWRLIEWNMTPAQLQGFIQQHLDMGITTVDHADIYGGYQCEQAFGQAMRLQPSLRDKMEIVSKCGIATTAKPEHALGHYNTDGDHIIRSAEQSLTHLHTDYLDLLLIHRPDPLMEADDVAEAFTQLHKSGKVKHFGVSNFTPAQFSLLQSRLPFSLVTNQVEISPLHQPTILDGTLDMCQQLRIKPMAWSCLGGGRLFNDGEFQPLRDELQAVAEEIGAENIEQVVYAWVMRLPSVPLPIIGSGKIERVAAAWKSISLTLSRQQWFRIRRAALGYDVP, encoded by the coding sequence ATGCATACACGTAGCCAATTATCGCCGCAAGGCCCTGAATTTTCCCGCATGATTTGCGGTTACTGGCGTTTGATCGAATGGAACATGACGCCCGCCCAGCTACAGGGTTTTATTCAGCAGCATCTGGATATGGGGATTACCACGGTGGATCACGCGGATATCTACGGTGGCTACCAGTGCGAGCAGGCTTTTGGACAAGCGATGCGTTTACAACCATCACTACGAGATAAGATGGAAATCGTCAGCAAATGCGGCATCGCGACGACGGCTAAGCCAGAGCACGCCTTGGGTCACTACAATACCGATGGCGATCATATTATCCGCAGCGCCGAGCAATCATTGACTCATTTACACACGGATTATTTGGATCTGCTGTTGATTCACCGCCCTGATCCACTGATGGAGGCTGACGACGTTGCCGAGGCTTTCACTCAGTTGCACAAAAGCGGCAAAGTGAAGCATTTTGGCGTATCTAACTTCACACCGGCTCAGTTCAGTCTGCTGCAATCTCGCCTGCCTTTCTCGCTAGTGACCAATCAGGTGGAAATATCGCCGTTGCATCAGCCTACCATTCTGGACGGCACGCTGGATATGTGTCAGCAATTGCGTATTAAACCGATGGCTTGGTCATGTTTAGGCGGTGGGCGTTTGTTTAACGATGGGGAGTTCCAGCCATTACGTGATGAATTACAGGCCGTGGCGGAAGAAATCGGTGCGGAGAATATCGAGCAAGTGGTCTATGCCTGGGTGATGCGTTTGCCCTCTGTGCCGCTGCCGATTATTGGTTCAGGCAAGATTGAGCGCGTTGCCGCCGCGTGGAAATCGATATCCCTAACGCTCAGCCGTCAGCAGTGGTTCCGCATTCGCCGCGCCGCTTTGGGTTATGACGTTCCTTGA
- a CDS encoding alkene reductase: MKTAKLFSPLKVGAVTLPNRVFMAPLTRLRSMEPGDVPTPLMAEYYAQRASAGLIITEATQVSFQAKGYAGAPGLHTQEQMEAWKEITQAVHDKKGHIAVQLWHVGRISHSSLQPNQQAPVAPSAIAADSRTTVRDENGAWVRVPCSTPRALALEEIPGIVDDFRKTTANAREAGFDFIEIHAAHGYLLHQFMSPASNQRTDAYGGSIENRTRLTLEVVDATAAEWGAEHIGIRISPLGPFNGLDNGEDQEEAALYLIDELNKRKIAYLHISEPDWAGGKPYSDAFRDAVRARFNGVIVGAGAYSAEKAEALIEKGFIDAVAFGRSYIANPDLVQRLQQQAPLNTPDGDTFYGGGAKGYTDYPTL, encoded by the coding sequence ATGAAGACAGCAAAATTGTTCTCTCCGCTAAAAGTTGGCGCTGTGACGCTGCCAAATCGCGTGTTTATGGCACCGCTGACCCGTTTACGCAGCATGGAACCGGGTGATGTTCCTACGCCGTTAATGGCGGAATACTACGCTCAGCGTGCCAGCGCCGGCCTGATTATTACCGAAGCGACGCAGGTGTCTTTCCAGGCCAAAGGCTATGCGGGCGCACCGGGTCTGCATACTCAGGAACAAATGGAAGCGTGGAAAGAGATTACTCAGGCGGTGCATGATAAAAAGGGTCATATCGCGGTACAACTGTGGCACGTAGGCCGCATTTCACACAGTAGCCTGCAACCGAATCAACAGGCACCGGTCGCCCCTTCGGCTATCGCTGCGGATTCTCGTACCACGGTGCGGGATGAAAACGGTGCTTGGGTGCGCGTTCCTTGCTCAACCCCGCGCGCGCTAGCCTTAGAAGAAATTCCAGGTATTGTGGATGATTTCCGTAAAACCACCGCCAATGCTCGCGAAGCTGGCTTCGATTTCATCGAAATCCACGCTGCTCACGGTTATTTGCTGCATCAATTTATGTCTCCGGCGTCCAACCAACGTACCGATGCCTACGGCGGCAGCATTGAAAATCGCACTCGCCTAACACTGGAAGTGGTAGATGCAACCGCCGCTGAATGGGGCGCGGAGCATATTGGCATCCGCATTTCACCGCTCGGCCCATTCAATGGTCTGGATAACGGGGAAGATCAGGAAGAAGCCGCGCTGTATCTGATCGATGAACTGAACAAACGTAAAATTGCCTACCTGCACATTTCCGAACCTGACTGGGCGGGGGGTAAGCCTTATTCAGACGCCTTCCGCGACGCCGTGCGCGCTCGTTTCAACGGCGTTATTGTAGGCGCTGGCGCTTACAGCGCTGAAAAAGCTGAAGCGTTGATCGAAAAAGGCTTTATTGACGCCGTTGCCTTTGGCCGCAGTTATATTGCCAACCCGGATCTGGTACAACGTTTGCAGCAGCAAGCGCCCTTGAATACGCCGGACGGTGACACTTTCTATGGCGGCGGCGCTAAAGGTTACACCGATTATCCAACCCTATAA
- the gloA gene encoding lactoylglutathione lyase — protein sequence MRLLHTMIRVGDLQRSIDFYTKVLGMRLLRTSENTEYKYSLAFVGYSDESQGSVIELTYNWGVDSYEMGTAFGHLALGVDDVAATCEQIRQAGGKVTREAGPVKGGNTVIAFVEDPDGYKIELIENKSAGQGLGN from the coding sequence ATGCGCTTACTTCATACCATGATCCGCGTCGGTGATTTGCAACGTTCCATCGATTTCTACACCAAGGTATTAGGGATGCGCTTACTGCGTACCAGTGAAAATACTGAATATAAATACTCGTTGGCTTTCGTTGGCTACAGCGATGAAAGCCAAGGTTCAGTCATTGAACTGACCTATAACTGGGGCGTAGACAGCTACGAAATGGGCACCGCATTCGGTCATTTGGCGCTGGGCGTAGACGACGTAGCGGCCACCTGTGAGCAAATCCGTCAGGCCGGTGGCAAAGTTACCCGTGAAGCCGGCCCGGTAAAAGGCGGCAACACCGTTATAGCCTTCGTTGAAGATCCCGATGGCTATAAAATCGAGCTGATCGAAAATAAAAGCGCCGGTCAGGGTTTAGGCAATTAA
- a CDS encoding LysR substrate-binding domain-containing protein yields MDKLNRMAIFATVVAEGSLTAAGRRLGMTASAISQHMRSLEKALGVPLLHRSTRRLTLTEAGQVFYPGCEAMLQQAKEAEQRLAELRDTLVGEIRIATTVGIGGRPLAEALSPLLNAHPKLTLRILANDEVVDLIEQRVDIALRVNRQLADANMIAHPLAEWPMVICAAPRYLSQHGVPETPQDLLAHRWMSSVNNPSAIHLDLHHTSGETMVLRLNHGQVISGSMPVIRDFTREGMGLSVLPLYEIGDELQRGELITLLPEWQSTPLRLHALTLERAMPEKNRQVIRYLRDYFQRHRESVLASRR; encoded by the coding sequence ATGGATAAACTCAACCGAATGGCGATTTTTGCCACCGTAGTGGCCGAAGGTTCGCTAACCGCAGCGGGGCGACGGTTGGGTATGACCGCATCCGCTATTAGTCAGCATATGCGCTCTTTAGAGAAAGCGCTCGGCGTCCCCTTGTTGCATCGCTCAACCCGCAGGCTGACGTTAACGGAAGCCGGGCAGGTTTTTTATCCCGGCTGCGAAGCCATGTTGCAGCAGGCGAAAGAGGCCGAGCAGCGGTTGGCGGAGCTACGAGATACGCTGGTGGGCGAAATTCGCATTGCCACTACCGTAGGTATCGGTGGTCGCCCGCTGGCGGAAGCGTTGTCCCCTTTGCTAAACGCTCATCCCAAATTAACCCTGCGGATTCTGGCCAATGACGAAGTGGTGGATTTGATCGAACAGCGGGTTGATATCGCTCTGCGAGTCAATCGACAGCTGGCGGACGCCAATATGATTGCCCATCCGTTGGCGGAGTGGCCGATGGTGATTTGCGCTGCACCGCGCTATCTCAGTCAGCACGGTGTGCCAGAAACGCCGCAGGACTTACTGGCGCACCGCTGGATGTCCTCGGTGAATAATCCCTCGGCTATTCATTTAGATTTGCATCACACATCGGGAGAAACGATGGTTTTGCGTCTGAATCACGGGCAGGTTATTAGCGGTAGTATGCCGGTTATCCGCGATTTTACTCGCGAAGGGATGGGGCTTTCCGTGCTGCCTTTGTATGAAATTGGTGATGAGCTGCAACGCGGAGAATTAATCACGCTGCTACCGGAGTGGCAATCAACGCCGCTGCGGTTACATGCGTTGACGCTGGAAAGGGCGATGCCGGAAAAAAATCGTCAGGTGATACGTTATCTGCGGGATTATTTTCAGCGACATCGCGAATCTGTACTTGCCAGCCGCCGTTAA
- a CDS encoding NAD(P)-dependent oxidoreductase, whose translation MKLAIIGATGFVGRKVIDEALARGHQVTAIARQPKDLPKTDNLTIALGDIADTDWLAQQLSGQDAVISAYNPGWTEENQFEKFTAGSQKILDAQQKAGVKRLLVVGGAGSLEVAPGVELVDTPDFPDAYKQGALGARALRNKLRAENTLDWTYLSPAALLEPGKRTGQFRLGTTSLLMNGTAPASISVEDLAVAILDEIENPQFIKAQFTAAY comes from the coding sequence ATGAAACTGGCAATTATTGGTGCAACTGGTTTTGTAGGCCGTAAAGTCATCGACGAAGCTCTGGCTCGCGGTCATCAGGTTACGGCGATTGCCCGTCAGCCTAAAGATTTACCTAAAACTGATAACCTGACCATCGCATTAGGTGACATTGCTGATACTGACTGGTTAGCCCAACAATTGAGCGGTCAGGATGCGGTTATCAGCGCTTATAACCCTGGTTGGACCGAAGAAAATCAGTTTGAAAAATTCACGGCGGGAAGCCAGAAAATTCTGGATGCGCAGCAAAAAGCCGGCGTGAAACGCCTGTTGGTGGTCGGCGGCGCGGGCAGTCTGGAAGTCGCCCCTGGCGTGGAGTTAGTCGATACGCCAGACTTCCCGGATGCCTACAAGCAAGGCGCCTTGGGCGCCCGTGCGTTACGTAACAAGTTACGCGCTGAAAACACGCTGGATTGGACCTACCTGTCACCGGCGGCCTTGCTGGAACCAGGAAAACGCACCGGCCAGTTCCGTTTGGGTACCACTTCGTTGCTGATGAACGGCACGGCGCCAGCCAGCATCTCCGTGGAAGATTTAGCGGTGGCTATTTTAGACGAAATCGAAAATCCGCAGTTTATTAAAGCGCAGTTTACCGCCGCATACTAA
- a CDS encoding DUF1289 domain-containing protein, protein MAQQLEFFDIPSPCRGICQADDRGFCRGCFRSREERFGWMQMTDMQKHDVLRLCRQRLLRQLRANKKPEEPLPEQPSLF, encoded by the coding sequence GTGGCTCAGCAGCTTGAGTTTTTTGATATTCCCAGTCCTTGTCGCGGTATCTGTCAAGCAGATGACCGTGGTTTTTGCCGTGGCTGTTTCCGCAGCCGGGAAGAGCGCTTTGGCTGGATGCAAATGACCGACATGCAAAAACACGACGTTCTGCGCCTGTGTCGTCAACGTTTGTTGCGTCAGCTACGTGCCAACAAAAAACCGGAAGAACCGCTACCGGAACAACCGTCATTATTTTAA
- a CDS encoding FUSC family protein, which yields MHWLPLQWKRTPWGKASGAQWRYALRNSLAMCLSLWVAFTLNLDEPYWAMTSAAVVSFPTVGGVISKSIGRVIGSLMGAAASVIIAGHCLNDPWLFTFAIAAWIGWCTFVSNHYQNNVSYAFALAGYTAAIIAFSTVNTTDTQQIFDIAQARVCEVITGILCGGLMMMLLPSTSDGEALLTSLRRMHSRLLEHAMLLWQTEDDPQIRTSHEGVIGQILTLNLLRIQAFWSHYRFRRQNNTLNFMLHNQLRTTSVIASLRRMLLNWPNPPGNLKKVLQTLITELQQPDCDKYRAAKILQQIIPRDKDDYRHRAFWLRLRHFCWLYLESGHWLRQLEQHSERTTLPLPKVATLARHTDTYEAAYNGLRTFVCIVIGCAFWINTQWSAGSSALALAAVSCVLYSASPSPTDSIITLLKAIVLLSIGCFILKFGVMIRIDDFWLFAAVLLPILVTMQMFKQQNPPYAALWGQLIVFMGSFLSVTNPPSYDYQGFLNDNLGKLVGVMLAGVAFQILRPSSDKRKGQRIIRALRRDFIDQLSPYPQQSQPRFESLIYHRISQLNLSQDQEARIWLLRWGMVYLNCSHVVWQLRDWQTTAPPLSAVRDLCIHCLKGSVTEKGVEPEALAATLQELLRISETLAHHPDSSGRELAGLVWRLYCSLTQLQLALTPPAISSPA from the coding sequence CCTTGCGTAATTCGCTGGCGATGTGCTTGTCACTGTGGGTTGCTTTTACTCTCAATCTGGATGAGCCTTATTGGGCGATGACTTCCGCGGCGGTTGTGAGTTTCCCCACCGTCGGCGGTGTAATCAGCAAAAGTATTGGTCGGGTGATTGGTAGTCTGATGGGTGCCGCTGCCTCGGTTATTATTGCAGGTCACTGCCTGAATGATCCTTGGCTGTTTACCTTCGCTATTGCCGCCTGGATCGGCTGGTGTACTTTCGTATCCAACCATTATCAAAATAACGTTTCCTACGCCTTTGCTCTGGCCGGTTATACCGCAGCAATCATCGCTTTTTCAACGGTCAACACTACGGATACTCAACAAATTTTCGATATCGCTCAGGCGCGAGTCTGCGAAGTGATTACCGGTATTTTGTGCGGTGGCCTGATGATGATGCTGTTGCCCAGCACCTCAGACGGCGAAGCGCTGCTGACCTCGCTGCGGCGTATGCATTCCCGCCTGCTGGAACACGCCATGCTGCTGTGGCAGACCGAAGACGATCCGCAGATTCGTACCTCACACGAGGGCGTGATCGGGCAGATTCTGACGCTCAATCTGTTGCGCATTCAGGCTTTCTGGAGCCACTACCGCTTCCGGCGACAAAACAATACGCTCAATTTTATGCTGCATAATCAATTACGAACCACCAGCGTCATCGCCAGTCTGCGACGTATGTTGCTCAACTGGCCCAATCCGCCTGGCAATCTGAAAAAGGTTTTGCAAACGCTGATTACCGAGCTTCAGCAGCCAGATTGCGATAAATATCGAGCCGCCAAAATTTTGCAACAAATTATCCCGCGAGATAAAGATGATTACCGCCACCGCGCATTCTGGCTGCGTTTACGTCATTTCTGTTGGTTGTATCTGGAATCTGGCCATTGGTTACGCCAATTGGAACAACACAGTGAACGAACTACATTGCCCCTCCCCAAGGTTGCCACGCTGGCGCGCCACACCGATACCTACGAAGCGGCTTACAACGGGTTACGCACCTTTGTCTGTATCGTTATTGGCTGCGCATTCTGGATAAACACCCAATGGAGTGCAGGCAGTTCGGCGCTGGCTTTGGCCGCCGTCAGTTGCGTACTGTATTCCGCCAGCCCGTCCCCGACGGACAGCATCATAACGTTGCTGAAAGCCATCGTGTTGTTATCCATCGGCTGCTTTATTTTAAAATTCGGCGTCATGATTCGAATCGACGACTTTTGGTTGTTTGCTGCCGTACTCTTACCGATCCTGGTTACCATGCAGATGTTTAAGCAGCAAAATCCGCCCTACGCGGCGCTGTGGGGGCAGCTTATCGTTTTTATGGGTTCTTTCCTCAGTGTGACCAATCCGCCCAGCTACGACTATCAGGGCTTCCTTAATGACAACCTCGGCAAGTTGGTGGGCGTGATGCTGGCGGGCGTGGCTTTCCAGATTTTGCGCCCCAGTTCGGATAAACGAAAAGGCCAACGAATTATTCGCGCCCTGCGGCGAGACTTTATCGACCAGCTCAGCCCTTATCCGCAACAAAGTCAGCCACGATTTGAATCGCTGATTTATCATCGCATCAGCCAGTTAAATCTCAGTCAGGATCAGGAAGCGCGCATCTGGCTGTTACGATGGGGCATGGTCTATCTGAATTGCAGTCATGTGGTATGGCAGTTACGGGACTGGCAAACCACTGCGCCGCCGCTGTCTGCGGTGCGGGATTTGTGTATTCATTGTCTGAAAGGCAGCGTAACGGAAAAAGGCGTTGAGCCTGAAGCGTTAGCGGCAACGCTGCAAGAGCTACTGCGCATCAGCGAAACTCTGGCTCATCATCCGGACTCGTCGGGGCGAGAACTGGCGGGGCTGGTTTGGCGTCTGTACTGCTCGCTGACGCAACTGCAGCTCGCCCTCACCCCGCCGGCTATTTCTTCCCCTGCCTAA
- the rnt gene encoding ribonuclease T, translated as MAEKSDVNALSGRFRGYYPVVIDVETAGFNAKTDALLEIAAVTLQMDQDGWLKRDETLHFHVEPFEGANLQPEALAFNGIDPTNPLRGAVREYDALHAIFKAVRKGLKDHGCNRAIIVAHNANFDHSFVMEAAERAKLKRNPFHPFATFDTAALSGLVLGQTVLAKACLTAGIPFDSSQAHSALYDTEQTAELFCELVNRWKRLGGWPLAIADES; from the coding sequence ATGGCAGAAAAAAGTGATGTTAACGCCCTGAGTGGCCGTTTTCGTGGGTATTACCCGGTAGTAATCGACGTCGAAACCGCCGGATTTAATGCCAAAACCGACGCATTGTTAGAAATTGCTGCGGTAACCTTACAAATGGATCAGGACGGTTGGCTAAAGCGGGATGAAACTCTGCATTTCCACGTTGAACCTTTTGAAGGCGCTAATTTGCAGCCTGAAGCGCTGGCGTTTAACGGCATCGACCCAACCAATCCGCTGCGCGGCGCCGTGCGGGAATATGATGCATTACACGCCATTTTTAAAGCCGTGCGCAAAGGGCTGAAAGATCATGGCTGTAATCGCGCTATCATCGTGGCTCACAATGCCAATTTCGATCATAGCTTTGTGATGGAAGCCGCCGAGCGTGCCAAACTGAAACGCAACCCTTTCCACCCTTTTGCCACCTTTGATACCGCCGCCCTCAGCGGTTTAGTATTAGGGCAAACCGTGTTGGCTAAAGCCTGCCTGACTGCGGGAATTCCCTTTGATAGCTCACAGGCGCATTCCGCACTGTATGACACAGAACAAACCGCAGAACTCTTCTGCGAATTGGTTAACCGCTGGAAACGCTTAGGCGGCTGGCCGCTGGCTATCGCTGACGAATCTTGA
- the eptA gene encoding phosphoethanolamine transferase EptA, protein MNGRFKLQCNAITFILSCALFFTLFLNALFIHKAWSLIAFGSLDSYVFAATIPLVIFCALNITFSLLCVPYLRKPIIITLLLGSAAANYFMFSYGVVIDGNMMQNAFETNAQEATALLTPRMGWWLLGLGILPAVVICFTRIESTKPWWYMLGLRAANILLSMMIILLIAALFYKDYASLIRNNKSIVKMLTPSNYVSGVIEYAKHKYFTNNLPLIRIGEDAHKGPQILAQQKKTLMILVVGETARAENFSLGGYERETNPRLKQDQVIYFKNTASCGTETAVSVPCMFSNMPRKEYDATLASHQEGLLDIVALAGVNVLWRENDGGCKGACDRVPHQDVTQLNLTQYCEGDVCMDDALLHNLDNYINGLKGDSVIVLHQMGSHGPAYYRRTTPEFRKFTPTCDSNQIQDCSPQELVNTYDNSLLYTDATLDKTIKILQQHSDTFNTAMVYLSDHGESLGENGMYLHGTPYLFAPSQQTHVPMLLWMSADYEKNFAINRNCLNQMAQQAEVSQDNLFHTILGMMNIQTKEYQPSLDILHSCRSPA, encoded by the coding sequence ATGAATGGACGATTCAAGTTACAGTGTAACGCAATCACCTTTATCTTAAGCTGCGCGCTATTTTTCACGCTGTTTCTCAATGCTCTTTTTATACACAAAGCCTGGTCGCTGATCGCCTTCGGCAGCCTAGATAGTTATGTGTTCGCCGCCACGATTCCGCTGGTGATATTCTGCGCGTTGAATATTACTTTCAGCCTGCTGTGCGTGCCATATCTGCGGAAGCCAATCATTATCACACTGCTGCTGGGCAGCGCGGCTGCTAACTATTTTATGTTTAGCTATGGCGTGGTGATCGACGGCAATATGATGCAAAACGCCTTTGAAACCAATGCGCAAGAGGCAACCGCCCTGCTCACGCCACGCATGGGCTGGTGGTTGCTGGGGCTGGGCATATTGCCCGCCGTCGTCATTTGTTTCACCCGGATTGAGTCCACCAAGCCTTGGTGGTACATGCTGGGTCTGCGGGCGGCCAATATTCTGTTATCCATGATGATTATTCTGCTGATCGCCGCGTTATTCTATAAGGACTACGCTTCGCTGATTCGCAATAACAAAAGCATCGTTAAAATGCTCACGCCGTCCAACTACGTTAGCGGTGTGATTGAGTATGCCAAACACAAATATTTCACCAATAACCTGCCACTCATTCGTATCGGTGAAGACGCGCATAAAGGCCCGCAGATTTTGGCGCAACAGAAAAAAACGCTGATGATACTGGTGGTCGGCGAAACTGCGCGCGCAGAGAACTTCTCCCTCGGCGGTTACGAACGGGAAACCAATCCGCGTCTGAAGCAGGATCAGGTGATTTATTTTAAAAACACCGCGTCCTGCGGCACCGAAACCGCCGTGTCCGTCCCCTGCATGTTTTCTAATATGCCCCGTAAAGAATACGATGCGACCCTCGCCAGCCATCAGGAGGGTTTACTGGACATTGTGGCGCTCGCCGGGGTGAATGTGCTGTGGCGGGAAAACGACGGCGGCTGTAAAGGTGCCTGCGATCGCGTTCCTCATCAGGATGTGACGCAGTTAAATCTGACACAGTACTGCGAAGGTGATGTTTGTATGGATGACGCACTGCTGCATAATCTAGACAATTATATCAATGGGTTAAAAGGCGACAGTGTAATTGTTTTACATCAAATGGGGAGCCACGGCCCAGCCTATTATCGCCGTACCACGCCGGAATTTCGCAAATTCACGCCAACCTGCGATAGCAATCAGATTCAGGATTGCAGCCCGCAAGAGCTGGTAAATACCTATGATAATTCCTTGCTGTATACCGATGCGACGCTGGATAAAACCATCAAAATTTTGCAGCAACACAGTGATACATTTAATACGGCAATGGTTTATCTGTCCGATCACGGGGAATCTTTGGGTGAAAACGGCATGTATCTGCACGGAACGCCCTACCTGTTTGCCCCAAGCCAACAAACGCACGTGCCTATGTTGCTGTGGATGTCAGCGGATTATGAAAAGAATTTCGCCATCAATCGCAACTGTTTAAACCAAATGGCGCAGCAGGCTGAGGTTTCTCAGGATAATCTGTTCCATACCATTTTAGGGATGATGAATATTCAGACCAAAGAATATCAGCCTTCATTGGATATACTGCACTCTTGCCGCTCACCTGCCTGA
- a CDS encoding TetR/AcrR family transcriptional regulator: MNKILHSQTDTREHLLATGEHLSLRLGFNGMGLSLLLTTAGVPKGSFYHYFKSKEAFGEAMLQRYFDRYDTQMHNLFSNPQGDQRQHLLGYFAQGIGNFCNSECHNACLAVKLSAEVSDLSEPMRHALDTGTARVIRRLQDAIEKGIEEKSLRVVLSASATAETLYALWLGASLRAKVKRSVAPLTCALESIELLLQPTA; the protein is encoded by the coding sequence ATGAACAAGATATTGCACTCTCAAACTGATACCCGCGAACATCTGTTAGCCACCGGCGAGCACCTGAGCTTACGTCTGGGCTTTAACGGGATGGGACTCAGCCTGCTGCTGACTACCGCTGGCGTACCAAAAGGTTCGTTCTATCATTACTTTAAGTCGAAAGAAGCTTTCGGCGAAGCCATGCTGCAACGCTATTTTGATCGCTACGATACTCAAATGCATAACCTGTTTTCCAATCCGCAAGGGGATCAGCGCCAGCACCTTCTGGGCTATTTTGCTCAGGGAATTGGCAATTTTTGCAACAGTGAGTGCCACAACGCCTGTCTGGCGGTCAAACTTTCTGCTGAAGTGAGCGATTTATCTGAGCCTATGCGCCACGCACTGGATACCGGCACCGCTCGGGTCATCCGTCGCTTACAGGACGCGATTGAAAAAGGCATTGAGGAGAAATCCCTGCGGGTGGTTTTATCCGCATCCGCCACGGCAGAAACGCTCTATGCCCTATGGCTCGGCGCCTCGCTGCGCGCCAAAGTGAAACGCTCCGTCGCCCCACTGACCTGTGCGTTAGAAAGTATCGAATTGCTATTACAACCGACAGCCTGA